One stretch of Ananas comosus cultivar F153 unplaced genomic scaffold, ASM154086v1, whole genome shotgun sequence DNA includes these proteins:
- the LOC109704715 gene encoding 60S ribosomal protein L7-4-like has translation MATEEAKPAVIPESVLKKRKREEQWALAKKEALDTKKKAEGEKRKLIFSRAQQYAKEYESQEKELIRLKREARLKGGFYVCPEAKLLFIVRIRGINAMHPKTRKILQLLRLRQIFNGVFLKVNKATVNMLRRVEPYVTYGYPNLKSVRELIYKRGYGKLNKQRVPLSDNSVIEQGLGKDGIICIEDLVHEIMTVGPHFKEANNFLWPFKLKAPLGGLEKKRNHYVEGGDAGNREDYINELIRRMN, from the exons ATGGCGACAGAGGAAGCAAAACCGGCAGTGATCCCGGAGTCGGTgctgaagaagaggaagagggaggagcAATGGGCTCTGGCGAAGAAGGAGGCGCTTGACACAAAGAAGAAGGCAGAGGGGGAGAAGCGGAAGCTTATTTTCAGCAGAGCGCAGCAATACGCGAAGGAGTATGAATCCCAG GAGAAGGAATTGATCCGTTTGAAGCGAGAGGCGAGGTTGAAGGGTGGATTTTATGTTTGCCCTGAGGCGAAGCTATTGTTCATTGTCCGTATCAGAGG TATCAATGCCATGCACCCTAAGACTAGAAAGATCTTGCAGCTATTGCGCCTGAGACAG ATCTTTAACGGGGTCTTCCTCAAAGTCAACAAGGCCACAGTGAACATGTTACGAAGAGTCGAGCCTTATGTAACTTATGG ATACCCTAACCTGAAGAGTGTTAGGGAGTTGATTTACAAGAGGGGCTATGGAAAACTTAACAAGCAAAGGGTTCCTCTGTCTGACAACTCCGTCATCGAACAG ggtttggggaaGGACGGTATTATTTGCATCGAGGATCTCGTTCACGAAATCATGACTGTCGGGCCGCACTTCAAGGAGGCGAACAACTTCCTTTGGCCCTTCAAGCTGAAGGCGCCGTTGGGCGGgttggagaagaagaggaatcaCTACGTCGAAGGCGGCGACGCCGGAAACCGCGAGGATTACATCAACGAGCTCATTAGGCGGATGAATTAA
- the LOC109704714 gene encoding homeobox-leucine zipper protein HAT14-like, giving the protein MEHERDFTMTILCLGLGGQDGESRKPKRRREVDPRPPVKFDVLFPSQSNQNNKDMINESVGNENYASLCKSRSRSINNGVESGGEDGKGCTRKKLRLTKDQLALLESSFVQHNTLNSSMKQELAHKLNLSPRQVEVWFQNKRARSKLKQNEVNYEMLKKCCERLSEENQKLKEKLEELRLMRLKLPFYVQQYQNEHTLIMCPSCKLKGEDDALASVKISQ; this is encoded by the exons ATGGAACATGAAAGGGACTTCACCATGACAATCCTTTGCCTGGGCTTAGGCGGCCAAGATGGCGAGAGTCGGAAACCTAAACGGCGTCGCGAGGTCGACCCGAGGCCGCCCGTCAAGTTCGACGTGTTGTTCCCGTCACAGTCGAACCAGAACAACAAGGACATGATCAACGAATCGGTCGGGAACGAGAACTACGCCTCTCTTTGTAAATCGAGGTCGAGGAGCATCAACAACGGAGTCGAAAGCGGCGGAGAGGATGGCAAGGGATGCACGAGGAAGAAGCTTCGGCTCACGAAAGATCAACTCGCGTTGCTCGAAAGCAGCTTCGTTCAACACAACACCCTTAATTCC aGCATGAAGCAAGAACTAGCCCACAAGTTAAACCTAAGTCCGCGACAAGTCGAAGTGTGGTTCCAAAATAAAAGAGCTag GAGTAAGTTGAAGCAAAATGAGGTGAACTATGAGATGCTAAAGAAGTGCTGTGAGAGGCTAAGTGAGGAGAACCAAAAGTTGAAGGAGAAGTTAGAGGAACTGAGATTAATGAGGCTCAAATTACCATTTTATGTACAACAATATCAAAATGAGCACACACTTATCATGTGCCCTTCTTGTAAGCTCAAGGGAGAAGATGATGCTTTGGCTTCTGTGAAAATAAGCCAGTAG
- the LOC109704712 gene encoding uncharacterized protein LOC109704712 yields the protein MSEASSLQTLPPDAPTFPIPLHNPNPNPNPNPNPNANHPSSSSPSSQQWMALARAWLSSLPPNHTPTASEVDSWIDSHLSSLPDDLRSIPRPHLHQRLLSSIPTRQVEEGREQVEFPYRFQRTDLWKPVYGWLESLDKDVLVNGKEISEWLSSNPNVMERLFEKHSRYHLMHYIQRLHLKXRLETGKYRNLIKLMMNLLKSPI from the exons ATGTCGGAGGCTTCTTCCCTCCAAACCCTTCCGCCCGATGCCCCCACCTTCCCCATTCCCCTCcataaccctaaccctaaccctaaccctaaccctaaccctaacgcgAACCATCCTTCATCGTCTTCTCCCTCGTCCCAACAATGGATGGCTCTGGCGCGAGCTTGGCTCTCCTCCCTCCCGCCCAACCACACTCCCACGGCGAGCGAGGTGGACTCTTGGATCGACTCCcacctctcctccctccccgaCGATCTCCGCTCCATCCCTCGCCCGCACCTCCATCAGAGGCTGCTCTCCTCGATCCCCACTCGCCAG GTAGAGGAGGGGAGGGAGCAGGTGGAGTTCCCCTACAGGTTCCAGCGTACGGATCTGTGGAAGCCCGTGTACGGGTGGTTGGAGTCGCTGGATAAGGATGTGTTGGTGAATGGGAAGGAGATCTCGGAGTGGTTGTCGTCGAACCCCAACGTGATGGAGAGGTTGTTCGAGAAGCATTCGCGGTACCATCTGATGCACTATATTCAGAGGCTGCATTTGAAGTNACG TCTGGAAACTGGAAAATAcagaaatttgataaaattgatGATGAATTTATTAAAATCTCCAATTTAA